The following are from one region of the Corynebacterium hindlerae genome:
- a CDS encoding LapA family protein — MTTPHPEEQPTLNDAPVPALPEPEPETETKVRGSLAGGTWIALISGALLLILLLVFILQNQQQADLHLFAWTFQVPTGVGVLLAAIVGALIMAIVGGVRMLELRRQVKRAQLG, encoded by the coding sequence TAACGACGCCCCCGTCCCCGCACTTCCCGAACCAGAACCAGAAACAGAGACCAAGGTTCGAGGCTCATTAGCTGGGGGAACCTGGATTGCCCTGATTTCCGGGGCACTGCTCCTTATTTTGCTCCTGGTATTTATCCTGCAAAACCAGCAGCAGGCTGATCTTCACCTGTTCGCGTGGACATTCCAGGTCCCAACCGGAGTGGGAGTTCTGCTGGCAGCCATTGTCGGCGCCCTTATTATGGCGATCGTCGGTGGGGTACGGATGCTGGAATTGCGTCGGCAAGTTAAGCGCGCGCAGCTCGGCTAA